In one Lolium rigidum isolate FL_2022 chromosome 3, APGP_CSIRO_Lrig_0.1, whole genome shotgun sequence genomic region, the following are encoded:
- the LOC124701833 gene encoding glutamine synthetase root isozyme 1-like, producing MASLADLINLDLSDTTDKIIVEYLWVGGTGVDIRSKARTVNGPITDASQLPKWNYDGSSTGQAPGEDSEVILYPQAIFKDPFRRGDHILVMCDCYTPQGVPIPTNKRNNAAKIFDNPKVAAEVTWYGIEQEYTLLQKDVNWPLGWPIGGYPGPQGPYYCAAGADKAFGRDIVDAHYKACLYAGINISGINGEVMPGQWEFQVGPSVGIAASDQLWVARYILERITEVAGVVLSLDPKPIPGDWNGAGAHTNYSTKSMREAGGFEVIKKAIEKLGKRHPEHIAAYGEGNERRLTGHHETADINTFKWGVANRGASIRVGRDTEKEGKGYFEDRRPASNMDPYVVTSMIAETTLLL from the exons ATGGCCAGCCTCGCCGACCTCATTAACCTTGACCTCAGCGACACCACCGACAAGATCATCGTCGAGTACCTATG GGTTGGAGGAACTGGTGTTGACATCAGGAGCAAAGCAAGG ACGGTGAACGGCCCCATCACCGACGCGAGCCAGCTGCCCAAGTGGAACTACGACGGCTCCAGCACCGGACAGGCTCCCGGAGAGGACAGCGAAGTCATCCTCTA CCCACAAGCCATCTTCAAGGACCCATTCAGGAGGGGTGACCACATCCTT GTTATGTGCGACTGCTACACACCACAAGGTGTGCCAATCCCCACCAACAAGAGGAACAACGCtgccaagatcttcgacaaccCTAAGGTTGCAGCTGAGGTGACATG GTACGGTATCGAGCAGGAGTACACCCTCCTTCAGAAGGACGTGAACTGGCCCCTTGGCTGGCCCATTGGTGGCTACCCTGGTCCTCAGGGCCCCTACTACTGCGCCGCCGGTGCGGACAAGGCGTTCGGCCGTGACATCGTTGACGCTCACTACAAGGCCTGCCTCTACGCCGGGATCAACATCAGCGGCATTAACGGGGAGGTCATGCCCGGCCAG TgggagttccaagttggcccgTCCGTCGGGATCGCCGCCTCCGACCAGTTGTGGGTGGCCCGCTACATCCTCGAG AGGATCACTGAGGTTGCCGGAGTGGTGCTGTCCCTGGACCCGAAGCCGATCCCCGGCGACTGGAACGGCGCCGGCGCGCACACCAACTACAGCACCAAGTCCATGAGGGAGGCCGGCGGATTCGAGGTGATCAAGAAGGCCATCGAGAAGCTCGGCAAGAGGCACCCGGAGCACATCGCCGCCTACGGCGAGGGCAACGAGCGCCGCCTCACCGGACACCACGAGACCGCCGACATCAACACCTTCAAATGG GGCGTCGCGAACCGCGGCGCGTCCATCCGCGTGGGCCGCGACACCGAGAAGGAGGGCAAGGGCTACTTCGAGGACCGCAGGCCCGCCTCCAACATGGACCCCTACGTCGTCACCTCCATGATCGCTGAGACCACGCTCCTCCTCTAA